The following coding sequences are from one Rutidosis leptorrhynchoides isolate AG116_Rl617_1_P2 chromosome 11, CSIRO_AGI_Rlap_v1, whole genome shotgun sequence window:
- the LOC139874824 gene encoding uncharacterized protein: MEANRNEEQNETGNDVFNRDENELHAENQETEYADDYHRQYDREIEYEDDDELQLMDEDDRVDITETTGETSEKIRPKRGPTKMIKTWGKEDRIRIIVLFNNFGQPVSKTTSELTHFLGTMARSSVYYLIYRRWSKLSSDKKKHVAKRNSLLNVVKSKFDVPAITEGWILRSLGRKVKNWKSRLKKQYYDPTLSLQEQYNSRCSQVQEDHCQKLVRYWNRRRNKKKLMQVTGKKSYARVREELKEKNNGQEPSHFEMFEKCFSNNGNTNCLEAQDAIREMNELKKNIPPGTSDEPGPDDIFSKVKGNDKYGNADL, from the exons ATGG AAGCAAATAGGAATGAAGAACAAAATGAAACTGGCAACGACGTCTTCAATAGAGATGAGAATGAACTGCATGCAGAAAATCAAGAAACTGAATATGCAGACG ATTACCACAGACAATATGACAGGGAAATTGAATACG AAGATGATGACGAGCTTCAACTTATGGATGAAGATGACAGAGTTGACATCACAGAAACTACAGGAG AAACGAGCGAAAAGATCAGACCAAAAAGAGGCCCAACAAAAATGATAAAAACTTGGGGAAAAGAAGACAGAATTCGAATCAttgttttgtttaataattttggGCAACCAGTTAGTAAAACTACTAGTGAACTCACCCATTTCTTGGGAACCATGGCCAGGAGTAGCGTTTATTACCTAATCTATAGGAGATGGAGTAAACTAAGTTCTGATAAAAAGAAACATGTTGCTAAAAGGAATTCATTGCTTAACGTAGTAAAG TCGAAATTCGATGTTCCTGCTATTACTGAAGGGTGGATCTTGAGATCATTAGGGAGGAAGGTAAAGAATTGGAAGTCAAGATTAAAAAAGCAATACTATGATCCAACTTTATCACTCCAAGAACAGTATAATTCTAGGTGTTCACAAGTCCAAGAAGATCATTGTCAAAAACTTGTAAGGTACTGGAATAGAAGACGCAACAAG AAGAAGCTGATGCAAGTCACTGGAAAAAAGAGTTATGCACGTGTTCGAGAAGAGTTGAAG GAAAAAAATAATGGTCAAGAACCAAGCCATTTTGAAATGTTTGAAAAGTGTTTCTCTAATAACGGCAATACAAATTGCTTGGAAGCTCAAGATGCCATT CGTGAAATGAATGAACTTAAAAAGAACATTCCACCTGGTACAAGCGATGAGCCTGGGCCAGATGACATTTTCTCGAAGGTGAAGGGAAACGATAAATATGGAAATGCTGACCTATAA